One Drosophila ananassae strain 14024-0371.13 chromosome XR, ASM1763931v2, whole genome shotgun sequence genomic window, GCATATAAAtcgcatttaatttattgtaaaTCGGATTAAATTACCAAATGTTGCACGCATGCACGAAGCGAGTGGGCGCGAATATTACCAGAAAATGGGGATGCCCCGAGACGAAGTGGAAGGATTCAGTTCCTGGACAATAATAGAGTCACCACACACTTAATTATTTACAAAAGCATTTCAAGCTTCTAATACTTTCATGAAACTTGTATCATAAACTAACTTTAAGTTAAGAATATACtgctaaatattttaaatgggGACATCATAGgacatatgtatgtaagtCTGAAAACTTaaggaacaagaatatttaatGTACCCAACACAATCAAGTAAACGTATACCTCTGTCTGTCCTAAACATGATCCACTTTCCGTCCGGCCCCTCAAAATACTAAGTCGCAgaatgtgcagcagctttTGGCCAAGAACCGACCCGAGTCCCATTAAAAGTGGCCAAAAGCGGCTTATTAACTAAACAACCCACAGAGAGCAAGCTTACTGAACAACAACTGCAGTGCCCTCAATAATAGCCGCAAACGGACAACCACATACACAAATAGGATCCCGAAATAAGGACGAGAGTCGTCGAATAAGGCAGTGctctttggccaaaatatacGGGCTTATAAAGTTGATATCAGACTACAGATACCCAGTGATGGCCGACAAATTGGTGATTATAGGTTGACAGTTCTTAGGGTTGTATCTGTTTGTTAACATTTTATGAGATAcacatttaaataatattttatgccAACTTATATGAGATTTGTTCGCCACTAAGGTACTGACATGTTGCGTGTGGTTTCGTCATCGGAAAgactttttgtttaattttttaatgtcagaggaaattaaatttaagattaTAGATAAGTTAATGTATAAACTATGAAAACTTTCGTCAGTGGATTGAGACAAGTGGGTTGGAGCATTCGCGGCCAAAGGGACAGCCGGCAAACACGGACGGAAGTACGGACAGAAATATGGACGGAATTAAGAAGAAGCATGCCCCGGCCGTAATCATATCTGTTAATGCACATTTCCACGGCTCATAAACGAATCTTTTGCAACAAGGATGACCAGACgatggtgggtgggtggttgtCGGGTAGTCCGTATTCCATATTCCGTATTCCGTAAAAGAGGCCGAGGTTTTGCTTGATGAAAATTCTGAATTTTTAAAGACTTTAAGGAAAATCTCAAGTGGACCGGACTGCGATTCCGGTGGCGATTGGTCCGATTGGCAATTGGCGATTCACAGTTGGCCTTTTGGCTTTGAAGTGCCGAGTGCCGTACGCAAAGTCCATTAAGCTCTCAGCATGTTGCATCTGCCCCTTGCGGCAGGTCCCCTCTTGAAGTATCCACCACTAATTGTGCAACGTATTTCTCTCCCACAGCCTGCGAGTGCCATCCGATCGGCTCATCTGGAAAGAtctgcaacagcaccagcGGTCAGTGCCCCTGCAAGGACGGCGTCACGGGACTCACTTGCAACCGCTGTGCCCGCGGCTATCAACAGAGTCGCTCCCACATTGCCCCCTGCATAAGTAAGTAGAACCGTAGATATACGAGGGTTATTTCCTTGAACATTACGCTAGACTCTTATTAAATTGAAAGActtaaatttgcataataCGCCTTGAATTTTAATGGTGGTTCCCTCTAAGCCCATCTAGTACAATTCCTTCCAAGTCGCACCCTATATAAGTAAAGTAGTTAATCACAGTGGATATTTTATATGACATGGTTCCCCCAAACCCCAATGAAAACAATGTTCCAAAAAACTTAGAAAGTCTATGTTTTATTATGCACCAAGTTTTTTGGAACATTAAGACTTCTTACATTCGAATAAGaagcatatacatacataaagtTTATGTCCTACCTCCTACAGAGCAACCTCCGAGGATGAGCAATATGTTGGACACCCAGAACACCGCCCCCGAACCGGATGAGCCCGAGGCTTCGAATCCAGGTGGCGCCACCGCAACGGCAGCCGCCCAGTCCCCGTACTATCGCTCCGAGGGCGGCAGGGGTAAGTAAGTGCCTTCTCATATCCATAACCGTTGtgcttgtgtttgtgtttttgtttctgttgtgTATGCTAACTTGCTACATGCCACGTCCCCTCTCCCCAGAAAATTACTTAATTTTAGCTTTACTTTCACCGTTTTACAGTGGAGATTTGTTAAGCACAACAGATGCAAATGAAGAAAAGataaattttgaatataaTGGGGACAAAACCCTGGAAATAATTCAATCTGATCCGGAAAAATCTGATCCGGATCCGGTCACCGACTCATCATCCGATTCTTTATCCGATCCTTCTGCATCGCTCCTCTGCTTGGCTCTGCCTTCGGGTTTCACAATCGAGTCTTCGTAGATATCGGCCAGAAGCCGCTCGTGGTCCGGAACAGAGAATCTCTGGCAGAAAGGCTGTCTATCTGGGTTGAAGCAAATCTCATAGGCCGAGAAAGTGGCGCGTTCGCCGTAGGGCTCCGGAATGAATCGGCCCAAGATCCACACCTTCATTTGGTTGATGTCGTCGGGTAGGCCCTCCAAAACCCCAAAGGCGTCACGTCCGTCGTTATCATAGATCACGAAACCGGTTATGTTGGATTTATGGCAACGAATCAGGAACTTCCGGCGGAAGTGAGTGCGTCTAATTATGTGATACAACTTGAACTCGGTCCTCTTCACGATGTCATGGTAGAGTGTCCACTTTTCGGAGACCTTCGCACACATTATAGACgttggtttttaaatttactggCTTGATTTTTATTCAGAGTTCCGTATTTTCCGACCTCTATTCCTTGGGGTTCCAAAACGACAGACTCTGATCACAAAACCTCAGCCTTGTAGGTTTGAGGGCCCAGTCATGGGATACTTAATGTTATGGGTTAATGTTTTGTGTTCAGGCCTAGTACTCAGATCGAAAAACATGTTTGACGAGCAAAAAAGTGTATTCTTTCCCGTGTGGACGAATTTTTCCATGTTAACGTACGACGGTCCAACTATCAATCCGATGTGCTGGTTGATAAATTGATAACATAtacaatttgaattttaaaaaagacaaTGTTGGGAACAAATgatttaaattctttttcggTAAACATAGCCGTCCTTTATAGTTGTTACATACTTTTGGAAGTAAAACtattaattaaacttatttttttcaaatgaccTCCCACAATTTTGTCAAATAATTGGCACCAAATAGTTGTCTCACAAATCCCAAATCTCTGGGCAAATGTCTTCTATTTTTAATAGGTGAATAATTTTCAGAGTATGGAACTCACCAACTTTTATTTGGCAAGCTTTTACGCGTTTATTTGAGCATATTACACAAAAGACAACAAATTTCAAGTTCAAATCTATCACTGAGCCTTTGGAATAAATATAAAGATTCCCGGTTGAAAATACCGtttaaatatgtttaaatacCAAGACACATtcaacatatacatatatctacatacatatattgtaGGGAAGAAAATGTGGGTGATCTTTTAAAGTGTTCGAGATTAGGTAGGTACCATCCAAAATGAATATCCAAAcacacaaattttataaacatCCTTTAAGATGGGACTGGATGTTTGGTGGAAGTGCTGTTGAAAATTGGACATTTCATAGGGTCTCCCCAATAGCGAGGTTTAACTTTTCACGCCCCCATGCAAAGTTCCCGGGGATGCTCGCCTCGCGTTTGTAATCCTTTCAAATGGGTGAGAAAACACAAATCCGCTAAAGTGCAGGCGGTTGTCGGTCAGAAAAGGAGAAGCTCTCGGAACAAAGACTGCCGACAGAATGAGAATGGAGTGGGCTGGAGGGAGGAAGGGATACGATGATTAAAAGCGAGGAGCCAACGCAAATGTTTGCACGCAACTTGTAGTTACAGTTGCGGAGCAAGTACAGTGGGCCTTCGGCGAACATAACAGACCATGCAACAAGCagacaacaaaagcaaaaccTCGCATCTAGAATACCAAGTGTCGCTCGAGCCACAATGATACAGCCCAAGACAACGGCAAcgcaaaatgaaaaaaagaacGGCCTTTTCAACGACGAAGTGGGCATATCCTTTCGAATTCTTTTGCATTTTgacaattatttaaatctgATCTGAAAAGAACTTTCTACATTTTTCAATGTGACCTAAATTTCCCTTAACTACAAATTATTTGAAAGTTTTGATTTACTTACCACACATAACTTATTTGGAATACAATTTAAggtattttattgaaaatatatatagtcataattaaaattgaaccaTGTACAACTGAAATGTGTCAATATTCGAGAAAAGAATGTATTTCTTATTGAGCTTTTCAAagccaacacaaaaaaaaccaaaaacatgCCACTATAAACTATTTAGTAAtataatatttgaatatattaatatttttttaatttcaaaaatgtGTGAGTTTCCATGATAATAAAtaagaataaataataattatgaatTGCAGCTGCGGATTTATTGGAAACAGTAGACTAAAtactagataccattttttcaTACTCTTCAAACACGAactaattttttgaaaataatacaTATTTCCAAATTCTCTAAGAAAGTGTTTTTGTAATGAAAACCCTAACTAAGTTCACCCTGTCAAACGTATATTACTTTATAAGGGAGAAATAATGGACAGAAACACCTAAAACTAGAAGGATGAAAGAGGAGTGGCCAGTCTGAGCCAAGGAAATGTGTTAagaaactttttatttaattggcgTTGGttgagcagcagcagcgaccAGAGCAGGGCGGCACGGCCGCACACTGCTCGGATCTACAGTGGCAGTCGCACTTCTAAATGCTTGCAAGTATTTGCCCAAGGCATTAGGCAAAAGTCGGCGTGGGCCGGGGCGTGGGCATGGGCCGAGGGGCGATTTGTGCAGCTGGAAGTGGGAACAATGACAAATTAACTAAGCCCCTTAAGCGGCCACTGTGCAATCATAATGGGGATTACTCAATGCCAAGTGGTCAGAGtacgaaaaatttaaataaaattgactTTGGAAGCTTTTAGCTCAGACACCCTTTTGTTATTTGCGAAGTACTATTTCACGGAACAGACCTGataaaaaaatgagaaaaactTCCAATAAAATCGCATAATCTCGGGAAAATGGCTTTTACTCAACGTCTCGGGACGagaatttaaattgaaatgaGAATAtgagaaaatatgtataataGATGCCAGACGGGAGGCGTCCAGCCGAGCAGACTGCAATTGTTGCATATCAAGTTGCCTGCGGCTCAGGATGATCTATTCGCATCCTTATTTCTATCCTTATACTGGGCCATCCATCATGCCGAAAATGCAAATCAAAGTGCAGACGCAGGATGAAGTGGCCGCGGGAAGTGTGTTTAAGGCATTCTCCCAAAGAGAAAGTTGTAAAAGTTGTCAGTGCAAAGTTTTCCTCCACTTCCCTGTAGCCAAGAACTGAGTTGGCCAAAAGGGAAGCACGTACACACATAACTACGGCCGCAGCCGCAGCCACAGCCACAAACACGGCTAAAAAGTTGGGCCCCTTACTATTCATAGAGGGGGCGTGGCGGGCGACGGGCGACGGGCAACGGGCGCCGAGATCTCCCTCTGCTGAATGTTAAttatgaatttataatttgataatcttattaaattaatttaaaattctgTTCAAGTTTGAGTTAATTTAAAGTTAGTTGCCGCCCGCCACAGTGCTCCTGTGGGcggaggtcaattttaatgtcATGTTAATTTGATGACTGGAAAATTTATGGGCAGATTCGTGTTTGCGAAAATTTGCACAAATGGAAATCAAAGCTCTCCCGTACTTTGATTGGGCCTGTACTTTGATTGGGCCTTAGCTTACCGTCCATATTCAATGCTGGCAAATGACTTTATAAATTCTTAAATAGTTATTGTAAACAACCAAGTTTGTTCACTTACAGATTTGTCTAATTTAAGCAAATGAACAATAATTGAAAGCTAATGGCTGTTATTATTGGTTATGAGTTGcacattttttcaaaagaaaGAGCAAATTGTCTTTTaacatataatatttttatacggTTGAcccaataagaaaaaaaaacttcattGCACTGGAGGATGGGCAGTATCATCTTTTGGGACGATGGTCACTCGAAACCAATGAtgaatttcgaatttaatatttgtttttcagAAGCGGTGTGCCCTTTGGACACTtaatttttagtaattttcTTAAGTTTAAAAGCAGACAAAACTAttcttaaataaattcaaatctGTTTGCTTATTTTTACCGTTGTCCCACCCACAACCCTTCAACTtaacaaattaatttatttcaaaaactctGCATAGCCGGTAGCCAatttagaaatattaaaattaattgcgcatttttatatttcctcGGAAAATTCTTTGCTTAAAGAACACAGAAGCTTAACATTTTTTCCTAAACATTAAACTGGGCGCCGATGCTGTCCTACATAAATACCTGGTGTATTTATGTATAGGTTTGTGCCATGGCCATA contains:
- the LOC6502056 gene encoding uncharacterized protein LOC6502056, producing the protein MCAKVSEKWTLYHDIVKRTEFKLYHIIRRTHFRRKFLIRCHKSNITGFVIYDNDGRDAFGVLEGLPDDINQMKVWILGRFIPEPYGERATFSAYEICFNPDRQPFCQRFSVPDHERLLADIYEDSIVKPEGRAKQRSDAEGSDKESDDESVTGSGSDFSGSD